A window of the Alnus glutinosa chromosome 4, dhAlnGlut1.1, whole genome shotgun sequence genome harbors these coding sequences:
- the LOC133867483 gene encoding zinc finger protein JAGGED-like, producing the protein MRPEGNPLDLNNLPDDFRDHGKQAFDDSSSSGYRKKKSGGKDGKDECGKVYECRFCSLKFCKSQALGGHMNRHRQERETETLNRARQLVFSTDTLVAQGAPHLSCCQPVTPGGYHPAGNIGDPTMALRFPRFFTGSPSTQLAPQPPQTYLYSSPSRPMSFPTPYPQHPMNDYYVGHVLSSNQQCSLPNINYGGADSSYTCIGAPVGQGFPPGGSRPGADLQGSAVGGGGGGGEGGSGRDGSLQNLEEGLNWGRSFSGTTQQRLDPPPPINRFQDGF; encoded by the exons AT gaGACCCGAGGGGAACCCCTTGGACCTAAACAACTTGCCTGATGATTTTAGAGATCATGGTAAACAGGCCTTCGACGACAGCTCCTCATCCG GCTACAGGAAAAAGAAGAGCGGCGGAAAGGATGGAAAAGACGAGTGTGGGAAGGTCTATGAGTGTAGGTTTTGTTCCCTCAAGTTCTGCAAATCCCAGGCTCTCGGGGGACACATGAACCGTCACCGCCAAG AGAGGGAGACAGAGACACTGAACCGGGCTCGTCAGCTGGTCTTCAGTACCGATACCCTGGTCGCCCAAGGGGCTCCTCACCTGAG CTGCTGCCAACCAGTCACACCAGGAGGCTACCATCCAGCAGGCAACATCGGAGACCCAACAATGGCTCTCAGGTTCCCGAGATTCTTCACCGGTTCTCCATCCACCCAGTTAGCACCACAACCACCTCAAACATATTTATACTCCTCTCCGTCGCGCCCCATGTCCTTTCCTACGCCTTATCCTCAACATCCAATGAACGATTACTATGTCGGCCATGTTCTCAGCAGTAACCAACAATGCAGCCTCCCAAACATAAACTATGGCGGAGCAGACTCTAGTTACACTTGCATTGGTGCACCTGTCGGACAAGGGTTTCCGCCGGGTGGCAGCCGGCCGGGCGCGGACTTGCAAGGATCGGCagtgggaggaggaggaggaggaggagagggaGGTTCTGGTAGAGACGGGTCACTGCAGAATCTGGAGGAGGGATTGAATTGGGGCCGGAGCTTTTCAGGGACGACACAGCAACGATTGGATCCTCCACCACCGATCAATCGGTTTCAAGATGGGTTctaa